Proteins encoded together in one Buchnera aphidicola (Cinara piceae) window:
- the nuoH gene encoding NADH-quinone oxidoreductase subunit NuoH codes for MINKIFFAIFFVFFIVFSASALSLIERRILGLLQNRYGPNRVGWFGCMQLCADGIKLLFKEDWVPPFSDKALFIIAPVISFISLLLVFASIPITSNFIIINLNIGLLYFLMMSSLSVYGVLLAGWSSNNKYALLGSIRSVAQMLSYEVFLGLSSMGTVIQCGSFNLIDIIYSQKKIWNIVPQFFGFLMFFIACIAVCHRHPFDQPESEQELADGYHIEYSGMKFGMFFIGEYISIMVVSALNVCLFFGGWFGPFFPPIIWFILKFLVFIFLFILLRASLPRPRYDYVMLFAWKFCLPLSLLNIIFTSFKMLLQL; via the coding sequence ATGATAAATAAAATTTTTTTTGCTATTTTTTTTGTATTTTTTATTGTTTTTAGTGCGAGCGCTTTAAGTTTAATAGAAAGAAGAATATTAGGTTTATTACAAAATCGGTATGGACCTAATAGAGTTGGTTGGTTTGGTTGTATGCAATTATGTGCGGATGGTATTAAATTATTATTTAAAGAAGATTGGGTTCCTCCTTTTAGTGATAAAGCACTATTTATAATAGCTCCGGTTATTTCTTTTATTTCATTGTTATTAGTTTTTGCTAGTATCCCTATCACCTCTAATTTTATTATTATTAATTTAAATATTGGTTTATTATATTTTTTAATGATGTCATCTTTATCTGTGTATGGAGTTTTATTAGCTGGTTGGTCTAGTAATAATAAATATGCTTTATTAGGATCTATTAGATCAGTAGCGCAAATGTTAAGTTATGAAGTTTTTTTAGGTTTATCGTCTATGGGTACAGTAATACAATGTGGTTCTTTTAATTTAATTGATATTATTTACTCGCAAAAAAAAATATGGAATATTGTTCCTCAATTTTTTGGTTTTTTGATGTTTTTTATTGCATGTATTGCTGTTTGTCATAGACATCCTTTTGATCAACCGGAATCTGAGCAAGAATTAGCTGATGGATATCATATTGAATATTCTGGAATGAAGTTTGGAATGTTTTTTATTGGTGAGTATATTTCAATTATGGTTGTTTCTGCTTTAAATGTATGTTTATTTTTCGGGGGGTGGTTTGGTCCATTTTTTCCTCCTATTATTTGGTTTATATTAAAATTTTTAGTATTTATTTTTTTGTTTATTTTATTACGAGCTTCTTTACCTCGACCAAGATATGATTACGTTATGTTATTTGCGTGGAAATTTTGTCTTCCATTATCGTTATTAAATATAATATTTACATCTTTTAAAATGTTATTACAATTATGA
- the nuoI gene encoding NADH-quinone oxidoreductase subunit NuoI has translation MGIKNIFFGFLSNIHSILMILTNIFSPRETRLYPEASLNLSFRYRGRIILTRDPNGEERCVACNLCSAVCPVNCISLKKSENTNGRWYSKYFQINFSRCIFCGLCEEACPTAAIQLIPDVELSDFERKKLIYKKKDLLISGPGKFSKYNFYSVSGMQGRKDMKNITSKKILNCVDITSLLP, from the coding sequence ATGGGCATAAAAAATATTTTTTTTGGTTTTTTAAGTAACATTCATAGTATTTTAATGATCTTAACTAATATTTTTTCACCAAGAGAAACGCGTTTATATCCAGAAGCATCATTAAATTTATCATTTCGATATCGAGGTCGTATTATTTTAACTCGAGATCCCAATGGTGAAGAACGTTGCGTTGCTTGTAATTTATGTTCTGCTGTTTGTCCTGTTAATTGTATTTCATTAAAAAAATCAGAAAATACAAATGGTCGTTGGTATTCTAAATACTTTCAAATAAATTTTTCACGTTGTATTTTTTGCGGTTTGTGTGAAGAAGCTTGTCCTACTGCAGCTATTCAATTAATACCAGATGTAGAATTAAGTGATTTTGAAAGAAAAAAATTAATTTATAAAAAGAAAGATTTATTAATTTCTGGTCCTGGAAAATTTTCTAAATATAATTTTTATTCTGTTTCTGGCATGCAGGGTAGAAAAGATATGAAGAATATTACTTCAAAAAAAATATTAAATTGTGTTGATATAACATCTTTATTACCATAG
- the nuoG gene encoding NADH-quinone oxidoreductase subunit NuoG: MVKIYIDKKAFFVKKSNNVLQACLSVGISVPFFCWHPALGSIGSCRQCAVKIFYNEKDELGSIVMSCMTGVTEGIRISVIDPDVKKFQKSIIELMMLNHPHDCPICSEGGNCHLQDMTVLNQHHIRRYRFTKRIFKNQYLGPFISHVMNRCITCYRCLRYYTDYAGGRDLGVYSSSNKIYFGRLEDGLLESEYSGNLVDVCPTGVFTDKSNVQNFHRKWDLQYSPSICHGCSIGCNINLGERLGKLCRIDNRYNKKINKYFLCDLGRFGSNYVNTISISSPFVKKNNKIKFLNYSDSVKCVSTIFQNSFNKILGIGSSRASVESNMALYHLVGKKNFSNGMLPELDECMKLIVDIIKNGGIHIPSITEIEKYDVILIIGEDITQTASLAALSVRQAVRGIYSHISKNKNIPLWHINAIKNVAQDQQNSLFIINGSETKLDEISNLCYFGSIEQQLHFSTLILDSLNDSINITKKDKKSIFVKIDFITKALCNSKKPLIISGTSYNNIDFIKVSFNIAQSLQKKGLPVGLALFPPSVNSIGVSLIPSITLDCMLNMIYLERIDILVILENDLYRLYESSFIDNIFKNVNKIIVLDHQNNRTVMRSNIFLPCTNFSESSGNVVNYEARLQRFFQINNPSLYRKKLCKLESWRWIHAISNKIYSFSSIISFTIDKMMKLCSLWNPIFKKIRDSAPSADFRIKGQKIARSPIRFSGRAAMFAEKDIHEQKSPIDLDSMFSFSMEGSLQTEKNFSYSPFLWSPNWNSNQSLYKSSITGNKFNKIYEGVLLFENYKKKIFSHFSINKFVLNDKRDYSFFKIIPYYKLLGSEEMSQNYFINIVNMNFIHAKLNYLDAEKIQIKNGDILQFQINNTFFRFPVQLSEKIVLSHIGLPLGCNGLPIIFLNKFARNLTKYNK, encoded by the coding sequence ATGGTTAAAATTTATATTGATAAAAAAGCTTTTTTTGTTAAAAAATCTAATAATGTATTACAAGCATGTTTATCTGTCGGGATCAGTGTTCCTTTTTTTTGTTGGCACCCTGCTTTAGGAAGTATCGGATCATGTCGACAATGTGCAGTAAAAATTTTTTATAATGAAAAAGATGAATTAGGATCTATTGTGATGTCATGTATGACGGGAGTCACGGAAGGAATTAGAATATCTGTTATAGATCCTGATGTTAAAAAATTTCAAAAAAGCATTATTGAATTAATGATGTTAAATCATCCTCATGATTGTCCAATTTGTTCTGAAGGAGGTAACTGTCATTTACAAGATATGACTGTATTAAATCAACATCATATACGTCGTTATAGATTTACAAAACGTATTTTTAAAAATCAATATTTAGGTCCTTTTATATCGCATGTTATGAATAGATGTATTACGTGTTATCGTTGTTTAAGATATTATACTGATTATGCTGGAGGAAGAGATTTAGGAGTGTATAGCTCTAGTAATAAAATTTATTTTGGTCGATTAGAGGACGGGTTATTAGAAAGTGAATATTCTGGAAATTTGGTTGATGTTTGCCCTACAGGTGTATTTACTGATAAAAGTAATGTGCAAAATTTTCATCGTAAATGGGATTTACAATATTCTCCAAGTATATGTCACGGTTGTAGTATCGGGTGTAATATCAATTTAGGAGAACGTTTAGGTAAGTTATGTCGTATTGACAATAGATATAATAAAAAAATAAATAAATATTTTTTATGTGATCTTGGTAGATTTGGCAGTAATTATGTAAATACAATTTCTATTTCTAGCCCGTTTGTAAAAAAAAATAATAAAATAAAATTTTTAAATTATTCTGATTCTGTTAAGTGTGTTTCTACTATTTTTCAAAATTCTTTTAATAAAATATTAGGTATTGGTTCTTCTAGAGCGAGTGTAGAAAGTAATATGGCATTATATCATTTAGTAGGAAAAAAGAATTTTTCTAATGGTATGTTGCCAGAATTAGACGAATGTATGAAATTAATTGTTGATATTATCAAAAACGGAGGAATACACATTCCTTCTATTACAGAGATTGAAAAATATGATGTAATTTTAATTATAGGTGAAGATATTACACAAACTGCATCATTAGCCGCATTGTCTGTACGCCAAGCAGTGAGAGGAATTTATTCTCATATTTCAAAAAATAAAAATATACCATTATGGCATATTAATGCAATAAAAAATGTTGCACAAGATCAACAAAATTCTTTATTTATTATCAATGGAAGTGAAACAAAATTAGATGAGATTAGTAATCTCTGTTACTTTGGTTCTATAGAACAGCAATTACATTTTAGTACATTAATATTAGATAGTCTTAATGATAGTATAAATATTACTAAGAAAGATAAAAAAAGTATTTTTGTCAAAATTGATTTTATTACTAAAGCATTATGTAATTCTAAGAAACCATTAATTATTTCAGGTACATCATATAATAATATTGATTTTATCAAGGTATCATTTAATATTGCACAATCTTTACAAAAAAAAGGTTTACCAGTAGGTTTAGCGTTATTCCCTCCTTCAGTAAATAGTATAGGAGTATCTTTAATCCCGAGTATTACTTTAGATTGTATGTTAAATATGATTTATTTAGAACGAATAGATATTCTAGTTATTTTAGAAAATGACTTATATAGATTATATGAATCTAGTTTTATAGATAATATTTTTAAAAATGTTAATAAAATTATAGTATTAGATCATCAAAATAATAGAACAGTAATGCGTTCTAATATTTTTTTACCATGTACAAATTTTTCAGAAAGTTCAGGGAATGTTGTCAATTACGAAGCACGTTTACAGCGTTTTTTTCAAATTAATAATCCAAGTTTATATAGAAAAAAATTATGTAAATTAGAAAGTTGGCGTTGGATACATGCTATTAGTAATAAAATTTATTCATTTTCATCGATTATATCTTTTACAATTGATAAAATGATGAAATTATGTTCTTTATGGAATCCTATTTTTAAAAAAATACGTGATTCTGCTCCTTCTGCCGATTTTAGAATTAAAGGTCAAAAAATAGCAAGATCACCTATACGTTTTAGCGGTCGCGCTGCTATGTTTGCTGAAAAAGATATACATGAACAAAAATCTCCTATAGATTTAGATAGCATGTTTTCTTTTTCTATGGAGGGGAGTTTACAAACAGAAAAGAATTTTTCTTATTCTCCTTTTTTATGGTCTCCGAATTGGAATTCTAATCAATCATTATATAAATCATCTATAACTGGTAATAAATTTAATAAAATATATGAGGGTGTTTTATTATTTGAAAACTATAAAAAAAAAATTTTTTCACATTTTTCTATAAATAAATTTGTTTTAAATGACAAAAGAGATTATTCATTTTTTAAAATAATTCCTTATTATAAATTATTAGGTAGTGAAGAAATGAGTCAAAATTATTTTATTAATATTGTAAATATGAATTTTATTCATGCTAAGTTAAATTATTTAGATGCAGAGAAAATACAAATTAAAAATGGTGATATATTACAATTTCAAATAAATAATACGTTTTTTAGATTTCCAGTTCAATTATCTGAAAAAATTGTTTTATCTCATATTGGTTTGCCATTAGGATGTAATGGACTTCCAATTATTTTTTTAAATAAATTTGCTAGAAATTTAACAAAATATAATAAATAA
- a CDS encoding NADH-quinone oxidoreductase subunit J — MVIVFYLLSCLSIFFSFLIMIGINPIYSLLYLILLIFSISGIFFTLGSVFLGTLKIIIYAGAIIVLFVFVVMLIRNNIHNSTILLNKSNNFYDIFSYTCIVFILFILFIQFISEKNKILIFKIFLIKNTGILLFNKYIFLVEFISLLLLSSVLLVYFFIKKIRFIFTS; from the coding sequence ATGGTTATTGTATTTTATTTATTGAGTTGTCTATCTATTTTTTTTTCTTTTTTAATTATGATAGGTATTAATCCAATTTATTCTTTATTATATTTAATTTTATTAATATTTTCTATTTCTGGCATTTTTTTTACTTTAGGTTCTGTTTTTTTAGGAACTTTAAAAATTATTATTTATGCTGGTGCAATTATAGTTTTATTTGTTTTTGTTGTAATGTTAATAAGAAATAATATACATAATTCAACAATTTTATTAAATAAATCTAATAATTTTTATGATATTTTTTCATATACATGTATAGTTTTTATTTTATTTATTTTATTTATTCAATTTATTAGTGAAAAAAACAAAATTTTAATTTTTAAAATTTTTTTAATAAAAAATACTGGTATTTTATTATTTAATAAATATATTTTTTTAGTAGAGTTTATATCTTTATTGCTATTGTCTTCAGTACTGTTAGTATATTTTTTTATAAAAAAAATAAGATTTATTTTTACTTCTTAA